A part of Sinorhizobium chiapasense genomic DNA contains:
- a CDS encoding AraC family transcriptional regulator → MQTISQEEAIEAMPLKGAEQTRFWRDARFNGMECLSATFITHEFAPHAHDTFSIGAIEAGSQISTIKGERSQTGPGDLYLINPDEIHDGHPGLDGYRYRMIYPSVELLVDVLEDVTGRAFRGTPCFSRLLLRDPELAVAFHRAHRALEGKAGALEADEEMFSFLAKLFQRHGSAIILPVEAREPSAVHRARDYLIANYSRDLGLDELAEVAGLSRAHLIRAFRKEFHITPHAFLTDKRVREAKTLLRQRWSAVDTAYHCGFADQAHFSRHFKARTGVTPGAFRAG, encoded by the coding sequence ATGCAGACGATCTCGCAGGAAGAGGCCATCGAGGCCATGCCGCTCAAGGGGGCCGAGCAGACACGCTTCTGGCGTGATGCGCGCTTCAATGGCATGGAATGCCTGAGCGCCACCTTCATCACCCACGAGTTTGCGCCCCATGCCCACGACACGTTCAGCATCGGCGCAATCGAGGCGGGTTCGCAGATCAGTACGATCAAGGGCGAACGATCGCAGACCGGGCCCGGCGATCTCTATCTCATCAATCCCGACGAGATTCACGATGGGCATCCGGGCCTCGACGGCTATCGCTACCGGATGATCTATCCATCCGTGGAACTGCTCGTCGATGTCCTCGAGGACGTCACCGGTCGCGCCTTCAGAGGAACGCCCTGCTTCTCGCGACTGCTGCTTCGTGACCCTGAGCTTGCCGTCGCCTTTCATCGCGCCCACAGGGCTCTCGAGGGAAAGGCGGGCGCCCTGGAGGCGGATGAGGAAATGTTCAGCTTCCTGGCCAAGCTGTTCCAGCGTCACGGCAGCGCGATCATTCTTCCCGTGGAGGCGCGGGAGCCTTCAGCCGTGCATCGCGCCCGAGACTATTTGATCGCCAATTATTCCCGCGACCTTGGCCTCGACGAGCTTGCTGAGGTGGCCGGGCTCAGCCGTGCGCATCTGATCCGCGCATTCCGCAAGGAATTCCATATCACGCCGCACGCTTTTTTGACCGACAAGCGCGTGCGCGAGGCAAAGACGCTGCTGCGGCAGCGCTGGTCGGCGGTCGATACGGCCTACCATTGCGGCTTTGCCGACCAGGCACACTTCAGCCGCCATTTCAAGGCGAGAACCGGCGTCACG